One segment of Streptomyces sp. YIM 121038 DNA contains the following:
- a CDS encoding MBL fold metallo-hydrolase: protein MAVPYTLGLHQIAADTYTYLQPSGTWGFSNAGLVVSGDEGLLVDTLFTVPQTHAMLDEMTRALPRLTINTLVNSHSDGDHWWGNQLLPDAAILASEAAAAAMRRDRLHELFASPGTVPLPRVAEDMRETFDFTGITPTLPTRAFSGELEVTVGRRTVRLIEVGPAHTTGDVLVHVPDAAVLFAGDILFIGGHPVIHSGPVENWIAACDLILGLDVETIVPGHGPVVGKPEVRAFRHYLERVRDHAVRAHQAGVPVLQAAREMDLDGFPNWDDPERLVLNIGAVYRELNGDGTPAEEELMGHLDEYAAPRPAETPPRIAPRPASEIAALAPRLEGPAAQILAGGAGPLVGRPVLNVLATIGNHPDLLVALAPLLTQLAQGLIPPRQRELAILRTAHRTGSAYEWEHHVHIGAAAGLTESEIARALAGPDDPGWDEADRALLRAVDELHEQHMVSPATWQELTTHHSPPQLLELLALTGTYALIAGILNTCQVPLDDWLAQPAQA, encoded by the coding sequence ATGGCCGTCCCCTACACCCTGGGTCTGCACCAGATCGCCGCAGATACCTACACCTATCTACAGCCGAGCGGCACCTGGGGCTTCAGCAACGCCGGGCTGGTCGTCTCCGGCGACGAAGGGCTGCTCGTCGACACCCTGTTCACCGTCCCCCAGACCCACGCCATGCTGGACGAGATGACGCGGGCTCTGCCCCGGCTCACGATCAACACTCTGGTCAACAGCCACAGCGACGGCGACCATTGGTGGGGCAACCAATTGCTCCCGGATGCCGCGATCCTCGCCTCCGAGGCCGCCGCGGCCGCCATGCGCCGCGACCGGCTCCACGAACTGTTCGCCTCGCCCGGCACGGTCCCGCTCCCGCGGGTCGCCGAGGACATGCGCGAGACCTTCGACTTCACCGGCATCACCCCGACGCTGCCGACCCGGGCCTTCAGCGGCGAGTTGGAGGTGACGGTGGGCCGGCGAACCGTCCGGCTGATCGAGGTCGGCCCGGCCCACACCACCGGGGACGTACTGGTCCATGTGCCGGACGCCGCCGTGCTGTTCGCCGGGGACATCCTGTTCATCGGCGGCCACCCGGTGATCCACAGCGGCCCGGTGGAGAACTGGATCGCCGCCTGCGACCTGATCCTCGGCCTGGACGTCGAAACGATCGTGCCCGGACACGGCCCGGTCGTCGGCAAGCCCGAAGTGCGTGCCTTCCGGCACTACCTGGAGCGGGTCCGCGACCACGCCGTCCGCGCGCACCAGGCGGGCGTACCCGTACTGCAAGCCGCCCGCGAGATGGACCTGGACGGCTTCCCCAACTGGGACGACCCGGAACGCCTGGTGCTCAACATCGGCGCGGTCTACCGCGAGCTCAACGGCGACGGCACCCCCGCCGAGGAGGAGCTGATGGGCCACCTCGACGAATACGCCGCGCCTCGCCCCGCCGAGACGCCCCCGCGCATCGCGCCGCGCCCCGCGTCCGAGATCGCCGCCCTGGCCCCACGCCTGGAAGGCCCCGCGGCCCAGATCCTCGCAGGCGGCGCGGGGCCGCTGGTGGGTCGCCCGGTACTCAACGTCCTGGCGACCATCGGCAACCACCCCGACCTGCTGGTCGCGCTGGCACCCCTGCTCACCCAGCTCGCCCAGGGACTGATCCCGCCCCGCCAGCGGGAACTAGCGATCCTTCGGACCGCCCACCGCACCGGCTCGGCCTACGAGTGGGAGCACCACGTCCACATCGGCGCCGCCGCCGGGCTCACCGAGTCCGAGATCGCCCGTGCCCTCGCGGGACCGGACGACCCCGGCTGGGACGAAGCCGACCGGGCACTACTGCGGGCCGTCGACGAGCTCCACGAGCAACACATGGTGTCCCCCGCCACCTGGCAGGAACTGACCACACACCACTCTCCACCACAACTGCTGGAACTGCTCGCCCTCACCGGCACCTACGCACTGATCGCCGGCATCCTCAACACGTGCCAGGTCCCGCTCGACGACTGGCTCGCACAACCCGCGCAGGCCTGA
- a CDS encoding TetR/AcrR family transcriptional regulator — protein sequence MRSTAPQDAGEPQDRRERRRNATRERLLAAALELFAAHGYAATTYEHIAERADVGRQTAFNHFRRKEDFVTAWVQQRHERLDQHEAADALGAERPAVESLADELRALAELNEQDYALARELHDGGVLHTAFSLGAATPRAILAAVTRGQRRGEIRRDLDPGTLADMIFDGYVTALSRWLRGEGAFSLTEALLTRLAVLADGFTVDSRGSSPS from the coding sequence GTGAGGTCGACAGCACCGCAGGACGCGGGAGAACCACAGGACCGCCGCGAACGGCGCCGCAACGCCACGCGCGAACGGCTGCTGGCCGCGGCCCTGGAACTGTTCGCCGCCCATGGGTACGCAGCCACCACCTATGAGCACATCGCCGAGCGCGCGGATGTGGGCCGCCAGACGGCGTTCAATCACTTCCGCCGCAAAGAGGACTTCGTGACCGCCTGGGTCCAGCAGAGGCACGAGCGCCTCGACCAGCACGAGGCGGCGGACGCGCTCGGCGCCGAGAGGCCGGCCGTCGAGTCACTGGCGGACGAACTGCGCGCACTCGCGGAACTCAACGAACAGGACTACGCGTTGGCCAGGGAACTGCACGACGGCGGAGTGCTGCACACCGCCTTCAGTCTCGGCGCCGCCACGCCTCGCGCGATCCTCGCCGCTGTCACCCGCGGTCAGCGGCGCGGTGAGATCCGCCGCGACCTCGATCCCGGGACGCTCGCCGACATGATCTTCGATGGTTACGTGACCGCCCTGAGCCGATGGCTGCGCGGTGAGGGTGCCTTCTCACTCACTGAGGCCCTGCTGACCAGGCTCGCTGTGCTTGCCGACGGTTTCACTGTTGACTCCCGCGGTTCCAGCCCGAGCTGA
- a CDS encoding SDR family NAD(P)-dependent oxidoreductase, producing MSLHGKTALVTGSSKGIGRAIALRFAEKGADIVINYSRDKSAADEVQKAAEEYGVRAVSVQADVSRVPQIELLFQEALSAFGQIDVVVANAGIEEVNIPVADVREEDSDLLFRVNTKGPYFVLQAAARHMPPWYVNVESKAGH from the coding sequence ATGAGCCTGCACGGAAAGACAGCTCTCGTCACCGGGTCCTCCAAAGGGATCGGCAGAGCGATCGCGCTGCGGTTCGCCGAAAAAGGCGCCGACATCGTCATCAATTACTCCCGGGACAAGAGCGCGGCCGACGAGGTCCAGAAAGCGGCGGAGGAATACGGCGTCAGGGCCGTGTCGGTGCAGGCCGACGTCTCCCGGGTACCGCAGATCGAGCTGCTGTTCCAGGAGGCGCTGTCCGCGTTCGGGCAGATCGATGTCGTCGTCGCCAACGCCGGGATCGAGGAGGTGAACATTCCCGTCGCGGACGTGCGCGAGGAGGACTCCGACCTGCTGTTCCGCGTCAATACGAAGGGCCCGTACTTCGTGCTGCAGGCGGCGGCCCGCCATATGCCGCCGTGGTACGTCAACGTCGAGTCGAAGGCGGGCCATTGA
- a CDS encoding YbhB/YbcL family Raf kinase inhibitor-like protein — MRSARIALCALLVTGAVGLSPATASSASSAPSATRSAFALSSTAFADGGVIPKVHECTSGGGSDPAKRNESPPLAWSGAPAAAKSYAIVMRDLDNANLIHWVIYDIPANTASLPQNVDHKYQPSTPAGARQVYYRGSASLYGYQGPCSPSTVNTYEFVVHALNQASLTSLNANSSTRTAAREIAAASIGSARITGES; from the coding sequence GTGAGAAGTGCACGCATCGCGCTCTGCGCTCTGCTCGTCACCGGAGCCGTCGGCCTCTCCCCCGCCACCGCCTCGTCGGCCTCCTCGGCGCCGTCGGCGACCCGGAGCGCGTTCGCCCTCTCGAGCACCGCGTTCGCCGACGGCGGCGTCATCCCCAAGGTCCACGAGTGCACCAGCGGTGGCGGCAGCGACCCCGCCAAGAGAAACGAATCCCCTCCCCTGGCCTGGTCGGGTGCCCCGGCCGCCGCCAAGAGCTACGCGATCGTCATGCGCGACCTCGACAACGCCAACCTCATCCACTGGGTCATCTACGACATCCCGGCGAACACTGCCTCGCTCCCCCAGAACGTCGACCACAAGTACCAGCCCTCGACCCCGGCGGGAGCCAGGCAGGTCTACTACCGCGGCAGCGCCAGCCTCTACGGCTACCAGGGGCCCTGCTCGCCCTCGACGGTGAACACCTACGAGTTCGTCGTCCACGCGCTCAACCAGGCATCGCTGACCAGCCTGAACGCGAACTCGTCGACCCGGACCGCCGCCAGGGAGATCGCGGCGGCGTCGATCGGCTCGGCCAGGATCACCGGCGAGTCCTAG
- a CDS encoding DUF1326 domain-containing protein: MCTTSATSPSAPATPTVVRAGGDGSLPDWHLRGEWFDVCSCSLPCPCTFAQAPTHGDCLFTLVWQIHEGHFGEVRLDGLGVVALGEFTGNMWVGDPNATMKVMLYIDAKGDRAQRDALQQIFAGHVGGWPGEFGSLISELRDVQYAPVRFDAAEDLSYWRADVGDKVAVGAVALTGPTADPDRRVQLVNAPGAEVGPGQIATWGVVESDHAEGFDFSHAYRGGSSKHFPFDWRP; the protein is encoded by the coding sequence ATGTGCACCACGTCCGCGACTTCGCCGAGCGCGCCCGCCACGCCCACCGTCGTCCGCGCCGGTGGCGACGGTTCGCTGCCCGACTGGCACCTGCGGGGCGAGTGGTTCGACGTCTGCAGCTGCTCCCTGCCCTGCCCCTGCACCTTCGCGCAGGCCCCGACCCACGGGGACTGCCTGTTCACGCTCGTCTGGCAGATCCACGAAGGGCACTTCGGAGAGGTGCGCCTGGACGGCCTCGGCGTCGTCGCGCTCGGCGAGTTCACCGGCAACATGTGGGTCGGCGACCCGAACGCCACGATGAAGGTGATGCTCTACATAGACGCCAAGGGCGACCGGGCCCAGCGGGACGCGCTCCAGCAGATCTTCGCCGGGCACGTCGGGGGCTGGCCGGGCGAGTTCGGCTCCCTCATCAGCGAACTGCGCGACGTCCAGTACGCCCCCGTCCGCTTCGACGCGGCCGAGGACCTCTCGTACTGGCGGGCCGACGTCGGCGACAAGGTCGCGGTCGGTGCCGTCGCCCTGACCGGCCCGACCGCCGACCCCGACCGCCGCGTCCAGCTCGTCAACGCGCCGGGCGCCGAGGTGGGGCCGGGCCAGATCGCCACCTGGGGCGTGGTCGAGAGCGACCACGCGGAAGGCTTCGACTTCTCCCACGCGTACCGGGGCGGATCGAGCAAGCACTTCCCCTTCGACTGGCGCCCCTGA
- a CDS encoding alkaline phosphatase PhoX yields MERRTVLRAAVLSAGAAAFSGSLWRQAAAYPALPGPSPYGALQTADANGIRLPAGFTSRVIARSSQQVSGTGYTWHGAPDGGACFADGTGWIYVSNAELSGGQGGASAVKFNSSAQITGAYSVLSGTQRNCAGGATPWNTWLSCEETDTGYVHETDPWGVNPAVQRAAMGRFNHEAAAADPVRKVIYLTEDKTDGRFYRFVPTTWGNLASGSLQVLKETGGTLSWATVPDPDGSPTATRYQVSGAKVFNGGEGCHYRADICYFTTKGDNRVWAYHAANNTLAVVYDDNVGGAPLTGVDNVTAAAVGDLYVAEDGGNMEICVITPSDVVAPFLRITGQSSSEITGPAFNPAGNRLYLSSQRGTSGSSSGGITYEVTGPFRNSL; encoded by the coding sequence ATGGAACGCCGTACCGTGCTGCGCGCTGCCGTCTTGAGCGCCGGAGCAGCAGCATTCTCCGGTTCGCTGTGGCGGCAGGCCGCCGCGTATCCCGCCCTGCCGGGGCCCAGCCCCTACGGGGCCCTCCAGACGGCCGACGCCAACGGCATCAGGCTCCCCGCGGGCTTCACCAGCCGGGTCATCGCCCGCTCCTCCCAGCAGGTGTCCGGCACCGGCTACACCTGGCACGGAGCGCCCGACGGCGGCGCCTGCTTCGCCGACGGCACGGGCTGGATCTATGTGTCCAACGCCGAGCTCAGCGGCGGCCAGGGCGGCGCGAGCGCGGTGAAGTTCAACAGCTCCGCCCAGATCACCGGCGCCTACTCCGTCCTGTCCGGCACGCAGCGCAACTGCGCGGGCGGCGCCACCCCGTGGAACACCTGGCTGTCCTGCGAGGAGACCGACACCGGCTACGTCCACGAGACCGACCCGTGGGGCGTGAACCCGGCGGTGCAGCGGGCGGCGATGGGCCGCTTCAACCACGAGGCGGCGGCCGCCGACCCGGTCCGCAAGGTGATCTATCTGACCGAGGACAAGACCGACGGCCGCTTCTACCGGTTCGTGCCCACCACCTGGGGCAACCTGGCGTCCGGCTCCCTCCAGGTGCTCAAGGAGACCGGCGGGACGCTGTCCTGGGCCACCGTGCCCGACCCGGACGGCAGTCCCACCGCCACGCGCTACCAGGTGTCCGGCGCCAAGGTCTTCAACGGCGGCGAGGGCTGCCACTACCGCGCCGACATCTGCTACTTCACCACCAAGGGGGACAACCGCGTCTGGGCCTACCACGCGGCGAACAACACCCTCGCCGTCGTGTACGACGACAACGTCGGCGGCGCCCCGCTGACCGGCGTGGACAACGTCACCGCCGCCGCGGTCGGCGACCTCTACGTGGCCGAGGACGGCGGCAACATGGAGATCTGCGTCATCACGCCCTCCGACGTCGTCGCCCCGTTCCTGCGGATCACCGGCCAGTCCTCGTCCGAGATCACCGGGCCCGCGTTCAACCCCGCGGGCAACCGCCTGTACTTGTCCTCGCAGCGCGGCACGTCCGGCTCCAGCAGCGGCGGCATCACCTACGAGGTGACCGGCCCCTTCCGCAACAGCCTGTGA
- a CDS encoding response regulator transcription factor: MAVRVVVVDDQAVVRAGFAAVIDAEPDLTVVGQAADGAEAVELARAHRPDVALMDIRMPGTDGLTATRLLTALDPPVRVLVLTTFRRDEYVFAALRGGASGFLLKDCEPQDLVDAIRTVASGEALLAPAVTRRLIDAFAGGAVLARPRPDGRLDALTARETEVLRAVAAGLSNPEIAQALGIGRSTVKTHVNAILAKLSLRDRAQAIVLAYEVGLVSPGADGAANGA; the protein is encoded by the coding sequence CGGGCTTCGCCGCCGTCATCGACGCCGAGCCGGATCTGACCGTGGTGGGCCAGGCCGCCGACGGCGCGGAGGCCGTCGAACTGGCCCGCGCCCACCGCCCCGACGTGGCCCTGATGGACATCAGGATGCCGGGCACGGACGGCCTCACGGCCACGCGCCTGCTGACCGCCCTCGACCCGCCGGTACGGGTCCTGGTCCTCACCACGTTCCGCCGCGACGAGTACGTGTTCGCCGCCCTGCGCGGCGGCGCCTCCGGCTTCCTCCTCAAGGACTGCGAACCGCAGGACCTGGTCGACGCCATCCGTACCGTCGCCTCCGGTGAGGCGCTGCTCGCCCCGGCCGTCACCCGTCGGCTCATCGACGCCTTCGCGGGCGGCGCGGTCCTCGCGCGCCCGCGCCCCGACGGCCGTCTCGACGCCCTCACCGCGCGCGAGACGGAGGTCCTGCGCGCCGTGGCCGCGGGCCTGAGCAACCCGGAGATCGCCCAGGCCCTCGGCATCGGCAGGTCCACGGTGAAGACCCACGTCAACGCGATCCTGGCCAAGCTGTCGCTGCGCGACCGGGCGCAGGCCATCGTCCTCGCGTACGAGGTCGGCCTGGTGAGCCCGGGCGCGGACGGCGCGGCGAACGGGGCCTAG